A window of the Synergistaceae bacterium genome harbors these coding sequences:
- a CDS encoding sensor histidine kinase, with protein sequence MNMNIFLRYVIELAIIIPDAVFVFLPVIDSLCWRKWVTYSVLGVLLPVFVVSAAWVSSIEMFPVIPVLVVSVMFLFLVFSFSVKVSLGRKLFCFFSSIMLGAFCLLYSISIMASFEAENELWASTRLLTIESGLVSLCISLFIGAVTFSLPTKKISELLNEELVNGMWDYLFLLPLGATVLIWWLTPICPKVLLIARSRVFMLVLLPLIPLMILLIYYLLWWTASRFSESARLQQENMLLTMEGKRYEELRNYMDETRTLRHDFRQHILVMTQLSGAGKFSELQNYLQQFSEGTETNYTGYCDNIAVDAVASHYTAFAESQSTKIDWRMTLPHDLPMKESDYCVILGNLLENALRAVKNLSEERRKITVISSLLSDTIIGLSVDNPYSGRIRFRRNGLPRSDREGHGIGLTSVLNTVKRYDGSMNITAEKNKFSVDIVLYCNGQ encoded by the coding sequence ATGAATATGAATATATTTTTGAGGTACGTTATTGAACTTGCGATAATAATACCTGACGCAGTATTTGTATTTTTGCCGGTAATAGACTCACTGTGCTGGCGCAAATGGGTAACCTATAGTGTTTTGGGAGTGCTTCTGCCTGTTTTTGTGGTTAGTGCGGCATGGGTGAGCAGCATAGAAATGTTCCCCGTTATTCCCGTTCTTGTAGTGAGTGTGATGTTTCTGTTCTTAGTATTTTCCTTCTCGGTGAAAGTGAGTCTTGGCCGTAAACTTTTCTGTTTCTTCAGTTCCATAATGCTTGGAGCGTTCTGCCTGTTGTATTCGATTTCGATTATGGCATCGTTCGAGGCTGAGAATGAGCTGTGGGCCTCAACACGTCTTCTTACGATTGAGTCTGGGCTAGTGTCATTATGTATTTCGTTGTTCATAGGTGCAGTAACATTCAGCCTGCCTACAAAAAAAATCTCCGAGCTACTGAATGAGGAGCTTGTGAACGGAATGTGGGATTATCTTTTTCTGTTGCCTTTAGGTGCAACGGTATTAATATGGTGGCTGACACCGATATGTCCCAAAGTGCTTTTGATTGCGCGTTCTCGCGTGTTTATGCTGGTGCTTCTGCCGTTAATACCGCTGATGATTCTGCTGATTTACTATTTGCTCTGGTGGACTGCCTCTAGATTCTCGGAAAGCGCGAGGCTTCAGCAGGAGAATATGCTTCTCACAATGGAGGGAAAACGCTACGAGGAATTGCGGAATTATATGGACGAAACACGGACACTCCGTCATGATTTCCGCCAGCATATATTAGTGATGACTCAGCTTTCAGGAGCTGGAAAATTCAGCGAGCTTCAGAATTATTTGCAACAGTTCAGCGAAGGGACAGAGACGAATTACACGGGGTACTGCGACAATATAGCCGTTGACGCAGTAGCTTCACATTACACGGCGTTTGCGGAGTCTCAGTCAACAAAAATCGACTGGAGAATGACTCTGCCTCACGACCTACCAATGAAGGAGTCAGATTATTGCGTGATACTGGGTAATCTCCTTGAGAATGCGTTAAGGGCTGTGAAAAACTTATCGGAGGAACGCCGGAAAATAACGGTGATCTCATCACTTCTTTCAGATACGATAATAGGACTCTCAGTCGATAACCCTTACAGCGGGCGAATCAGATTCAGGCGTAACGGCCTCCCGCGTTCAGACCGAGAGGGACACGGAATAGGACTTACCTCAGTGCTGAATACGGTGAAGCGTTATGACGGTTCAATGAATATCACGGCGGAGAAGAATAAGTTTTCCGTTGATATAGTCCTGTATTGCAACGGGCAGTGA
- a CDS encoding response regulator, protein MAKKVLLINQNAVLIIGRLLPLLKSSEVECVSIEPNTEKLMHEKDSTDIFVLIAGDFVYEAKDFLVFLKDVYSAVKKPLCVMGYDKEINVIEQSIPKNMIAREFVRPIDIITLSNELKMMLNSDDASKEKKQILLVDDDITFLKMMQKWLGTKYRVAAARSGPQALSYLAEHTVDLILLDYEMPLMDGPKVLEAVRSKPKTANVPVIFLTGKSDPESVRSVMSLKPASYFLKSSNKEAIMQSLDSFFVNH, encoded by the coding sequence ATGGCAAAGAAGGTTTTGCTAATCAACCAAAACGCAGTACTGATAATCGGCAGACTGCTTCCGCTTCTGAAAAGTTCAGAGGTTGAATGCGTCAGTATCGAGCCGAATACAGAGAAACTAATGCACGAGAAGGACAGCACGGATATTTTCGTGCTAATTGCGGGGGATTTTGTATACGAGGCCAAAGATTTCCTTGTGTTCTTGAAAGATGTGTATTCTGCCGTCAAAAAGCCGCTTTGTGTCATGGGTTATGACAAAGAAATAAATGTAATAGAACAGAGTATCCCCAAAAACATGATAGCGCGCGAATTTGTCCGTCCCATAGACATCATTACTCTGTCGAATGAGTTGAAGATGATGCTTAACTCTGATGACGCGAGCAAGGAGAAAAAGCAAATTTTGCTTGTGGACGACGACATTACATTCCTCAAGATGATGCAAAAGTGGCTTGGAACAAAGTATCGTGTTGCCGCAGCACGTTCCGGCCCGCAGGCACTCAGTTATCTGGCGGAACATACGGTTGACCTAATACTTCTGGATTACGAAATGCCGCTGATGGACGGCCCGAAAGTTCTTGAAGCAGTCCGCAGTAAGCCGAAAACAGCGAATGTCCCCGTGATATTTCTGACTGGTAAAAGCGACCCGGAGAGTGTGAGGAGCGTAATGAGCTTAAAGCCAGCAAGTTATTTCCTGAAGTCCAGTAACAAAGAGGCGATAATGCAATCGCTGGACAGTTTTTTCGTGAATCATTAG
- a CDS encoding DUF1311 domain-containing protein, with product MRRLFMVIAVLLVISAPAFALSDSEYRRMMKDPEFSAADRELTSAYNEAKRIMSESEFAGFRESQRNWIAKQRDVRAKTFMEDGYSRVEAYTKATLERAKGIRARLHVIQTCVIDDVGEIDEAYYDNGKGSYLHLSLVSRAQFWFEVSFAGQGDKVVMMGHFDPDDNTIALEDGGLKAVLTFSDKDTLSVKVNGAFRRAFSVDAGGKYTRHYGK from the coding sequence ATGAGGCGTTTATTTATGGTTATTGCGGTGTTGTTAGTGATTTCTGCTCCTGCGTTCGCACTCAGTGATTCGGAATACCGCAGAATGATGAAAGACCCTGAGTTTTCAGCGGCTGACAGGGAATTAACGAGTGCGTACAATGAGGCAAAAAGAATAATGAGCGAGTCTGAGTTCGCCGGATTCAGGGAGTCCCAGCGCAACTGGATAGCCAAACAGCGAGATGTCCGCGCAAAAACATTCATGGAGGATGGATATTCACGAGTCGAAGCGTACACCAAAGCCACGCTTGAGAGGGCAAAAGGAATCCGGGCAAGGCTTCATGTGATTCAAACGTGCGTAATTGATGATGTCGGTGAAATTGACGAGGCATATTATGACAACGGCAAAGGCTCATACCTTCATTTGTCTCTAGTGAGCCGTGCGCAATTCTGGTTTGAGGTGTCATTTGCCGGACAGGGCGACAAAGTTGTGATGATGGGGCATTTTGACCCTGACGACAATACAATCGCGCTTGAGGATGGCGGATTGAAGGCAGTTTTGACGTTCTCAGACAAAGACACGTTAAGCGTGAAAGTCAACGGCGCGTTCAGAAGGGCTTTCAGTGTTGACGCAGGCGGGAAATACACGAGGCATTACGGGAAATAG
- a CDS encoding AbrB/MazE/SpoVT family DNA-binding domain-containing protein, which translates to MLTVLRSQSQVTIPAPVISSLGLKEGDQLEIFADNGIISMIPVTVYPDKYVKQLQDEARQLTDDIKSGKQPVFDSVNDLIDALEKS; encoded by the coding sequence ATGCTAACAGTATTACGTTCGCAATCACAGGTAACAATTCCTGCTCCTGTAATATCAAGTCTTGGGCTGAAAGAGGGAGACCAGCTCGAAATTTTTGCGGACAACGGAATAATTAGCATGATACCTGTTACCGTTTACCCTGATAAATACGTTAAGCAGTTGCAAGATGAAGCCCGGCAGCTTACAGACGACATAAAATCAGGGAAGCAGCCTGTATTTGACAGCGTTAATGATTTGATTGACGCGCTGGAGAAATCCTGA
- a CDS encoding SH3 domain-containing protein, with product MRKIFAALIVAVMFCGSAYAERFSNFPAYGICMGDSVRCRENPGKKSKIIKRINKGDEVQVVGQRTAGGELWYEVYTSPDSEDEEGPFWVSARYIEPEH from the coding sequence ATGAGGAAAATTTTTGCGGCTTTGATTGTTGCAGTAATGTTTTGCGGCTCGGCATACGCTGAAAGGTTCTCGAACTTCCCGGCTTACGGCATTTGCATGGGGGACAGCGTGAGGTGCAGGGAAAATCCCGGCAAAAAGTCAAAGATAATTAAGCGTATCAACAAGGGCGATGAAGTCCAAGTTGTTGGACAGCGCACAGCAGGCGGTGAATTGTGGTATGAGGTTTATACCAGTCCTGACAGCGAAGACGAGGAAGGCCCTTTCTGGGTATCGGCAAGATATATAGAGCCTGAACACTAA
- a CDS encoding response regulator — protein MDTKEEKNGSSALKKVDVTTIIILFFLSVVMAYYAMLQHEMKQRIIVNLELTATKSAEQINEYLSTGIDILMLASHTLDDMIRDDRPQKEILDFLVNQSAAIVNITSGKSTGIYAAIGNDFLDGTGFDTGDDFVPSSRPWYIGARANIGRVAVIDPYIDVHTNTTMITLAKTLCDVKSVVALDFSMEHLQALTEELNTRSQTEMEIVLDRKYKVIAHSDRSKIGQSYISEKGTFGSTLIEKLRSSNENFFSFRFGDSDYIVYTMPVANNWLCLSVFDTTSAFVTLRKIFILTIIVSCLVITVLSLIIWHSDKKARLAQEFNERAERAAAANEAKSSFLSNMSHEIRTPINAVLGMNEMILRESEEPNVIEYSENIRAAGTTLLGLINDILDFSKIEAGKMDIIPVNYDLSSVINDLVTMIQTRTDKKGLLLKLDFAEDIPKVLYGDEVRIKQVVTNILTNAVKYTEKGSVTFHIGYEKIANNPDSVFLNFSVADTGIGIKPEDMAKLFSEFERIEEKRNRNIEGTGLGMNITKRLLEMMGTSLKVESVYGEGSMFSFRLQQKVIKWEPLGDYEAAHRASLLSMKKYKEKFTAPDAHVLVVDDTPMNLTVFKGLLKRTLVKIDTANSGLEALSLAGDKKYDVIFLDHMMPNMDGIETLQRLRAGTEGPNIKTATICLTANAISGAREEYLAVGFDDYLTKPIDAVKLEEMMIRYLPPEKVLAPDSESNSGAEPEQKTELPEWLYGIDEVDVKAGLKHCGDEEAYLDTLKIYGSYSATGADEIAGFWSVRDIANTTVKVHALKSTSRAIGAESLGSLAEKLELAGKAGDETVLDAELAGLLERYRALGAALSPLYAPAKNAQDDKELPLISENELREAYNSIRECALSLDTDGAVYVLDYLNVFRLPENEKQRVEQLRNAVNDFDWDWVNAILA, from the coding sequence CATACACTTGATGACATGATTCGTGATGATAGACCACAGAAGGAAATACTTGACTTTCTTGTGAACCAATCCGCCGCTATAGTCAATATTACGTCTGGAAAGTCAACAGGTATATATGCCGCCATAGGCAACGATTTTCTTGACGGAACTGGATTTGACACAGGAGACGATTTTGTCCCCTCATCACGCCCGTGGTACATTGGTGCAAGAGCCAACATCGGAAGAGTTGCTGTCATAGACCCATATATTGATGTGCATACTAATACAACAATGATCACGCTTGCGAAGACGTTATGCGATGTAAAAAGCGTTGTGGCGTTGGACTTCTCAATGGAGCATCTGCAAGCCTTGACAGAGGAGCTTAACACCCGTAGTCAGACAGAGATGGAGATAGTTCTTGACAGAAAATATAAGGTAATAGCGCACTCCGACAGGTCTAAAATCGGTCAAAGTTATATCAGCGAAAAGGGTACATTCGGCAGTACGCTGATAGAGAAGTTGCGTTCTTCCAATGAAAATTTTTTCTCGTTCAGGTTTGGTGATTCTGATTACATAGTGTACACGATGCCAGTGGCGAACAACTGGCTATGCCTGTCTGTATTTGATACAACGTCAGCGTTTGTTACACTGAGAAAGATATTTATTCTTACGATTATAGTATCATGCCTAGTCATTACAGTGTTGTCGCTTATCATTTGGCACTCAGACAAGAAAGCCCGTCTTGCTCAAGAGTTCAACGAGAGAGCCGAACGAGCGGCAGCAGCGAACGAAGCGAAGTCCTCATTTCTGTCGAATATGTCGCACGAAATCCGAACGCCTATAAATGCTGTTCTTGGTATGAATGAAATGATACTGCGCGAGAGTGAAGAGCCAAATGTTATTGAATACTCCGAGAATATCCGAGCGGCGGGGACTACGTTGCTGGGTCTCATCAATGATATTCTCGACTTCTCAAAAATCGAGGCTGGCAAAATGGATATTATTCCTGTCAATTACGACCTTTCATCAGTAATCAACGATCTTGTTACGATGATACAGACTAGGACGGATAAAAAGGGTCTGCTGTTAAAACTCGACTTTGCCGAAGACATCCCCAAAGTGCTTTATGGAGATGAAGTTCGTATAAAGCAAGTAGTTACGAATATTCTCACAAATGCTGTAAAGTACACAGAGAAAGGCAGTGTAACATTTCATATCGGCTATGAAAAGATTGCTAATAATCCTGATAGCGTATTTTTGAACTTCTCCGTAGCAGATACTGGTATAGGCATAAAGCCTGAAGATATGGCCAAACTGTTCTCCGAATTTGAGCGGATTGAGGAAAAGCGTAACCGCAACATTGAGGGTACTGGATTAGGAATGAATATCACGAAACGCCTGCTTGAGATGATGGGTACATCGTTAAAGGTTGAGAGCGTATACGGTGAAGGGTCAATGTTCTCATTCCGGCTTCAACAAAAAGTCATAAAGTGGGAACCGCTCGGCGATTATGAGGCAGCACACAGAGCGTCGCTGTTGTCTATGAAGAAGTATAAGGAAAAATTCACCGCACCTGACGCTCATGTACTTGTTGTTGATGACACGCCGATGAATTTGACAGTGTTCAAGGGTCTGCTCAAAAGGACACTCGTAAAAATTGACACGGCTAACAGTGGGTTAGAAGCTCTTTCACTTGCAGGGGACAAGAAATACGATGTAATTTTCCTCGACCATATGATGCCGAATATGGACGGAATAGAGACACTTCAAAGACTGCGGGCAGGAACGGAAGGGCCTAATATAAAGACTGCCACGATATGCCTGACAGCGAACGCAATATCCGGCGCACGTGAGGAGTATCTTGCTGTTGGCTTCGATGATTACCTGACCAAGCCGATAGATGCCGTGAAACTTGAGGAAATGATGATACGTTATCTTCCTCCTGAGAAAGTACTTGCTCCCGACAGCGAATCAAATAGCGGTGCTGAACCTGAACAGAAAACCGAATTGCCGGAGTGGTTGTACGGAATAGATGAAGTAGATGTAAAAGCCGGGCTAAAACATTGTGGCGATGAAGAGGCTTATCTGGATACTCTCAAAATCTACGGCAGTTATTCCGCAACAGGGGCGGACGAAATCGCAGGCTTCTGGAGCGTTAGGGACATTGCGAACACTACGGTAAAGGTTCATGCGCTGAAGAGTACATCACGTGCTATAGGAGCGGAGTCTTTGGGAAGCCTTGCGGAGAAACTCGAACTTGCTGGCAAGGCAGGTGATGAGACCGTGTTGGACGCTGAACTAGCTGGACTGCTGGAGCGTTACAGGGCTTTGGGGGCAGCATTATCCCCGTTGTACGCACCTGCAAAAAATGCTCAGGACGACAAGGAGCTTCCGCTTATTTCAGAAAATGAATTACGCGAGGCATATAATTCCATACGTGAGTGCGCGTTGAGTCTTGATACCGATGGTGCGGTGTATGTGTTGGACTATCTGAACGTTTTTCGCCTTCCTGAGAACGAGAAGCAGAGAGTCGAACAGCTCCGTAATGCTGTAAACGATTTTGATTGGGATTGGGTGAACGCAATTCTAGCATAA
- a CDS encoding response regulator transcription factor: protein MELNIAVVDDTLSDVFRLKSFVESWFAASEHKLTVIMTFASGEEMLKAFEPKMFQIVFMDIIMKEINGVETAKILRDYDPELLIVFTTTSREYAFDAFPVHPFDYVLKPYSKKDVSKVLDEALRFFTASDPAVRIKSARSECTIPLRLISSAVSNNHTVEIILTDGKTISSTMTFRQAEKLFSDNSRFLLCNRGIIVNMSEISAQEEGVFIMKNGTRYPIRVTGQSKIKAAFSQYLIQKLKGSIE, encoded by the coding sequence TTGGAACTGAATATAGCAGTAGTAGATGATACATTGTCAGACGTTTTCAGGCTCAAGAGTTTTGTAGAGAGCTGGTTTGCGGCAAGTGAGCATAAACTCACCGTGATAATGACATTCGCGAGCGGAGAAGAAATGCTGAAGGCTTTTGAGCCTAAAATGTTTCAGATAGTGTTCATGGACATAATCATGAAGGAAATTAACGGTGTCGAGACAGCAAAAATTCTCAGGGATTACGACCCCGAATTGTTGATAGTGTTCACGACAACTTCACGCGAATATGCCTTTGACGCTTTTCCCGTTCACCCGTTTGATTACGTCCTGAAGCCCTACAGCAAAAAGGATGTCAGCAAAGTACTTGATGAGGCACTGCGATTCTTTACGGCAAGCGATCCGGCAGTAAGGATAAAATCAGCCCGCTCCGAATGTACAATCCCATTGCGTTTAATCAGCTCGGCAGTCTCAAATAATCATACTGTCGAGATAATTTTAACGGATGGCAAAACCATATCAAGCACAATGACATTCAGACAGGCGGAAAAACTTTTTTCGGACAATTCGCGCTTCCTTCTGTGCAATCGTGGAATAATCGTGAACATGTCGGAAATTTCAGCACAGGAGGAAGGAGTCTTTATCATGAAGAACGGAACACGTTATCCTATTCGCGTAACAGGTCAGTCAAAAATCAAGGCGGCATTCTCTCAGTACCTTATACAAAAACTGAAAGGGAGCATTGAATAA